TGTGCTGGCGCAAATTGTGCAATCGGATGCGACGCAAATCCAAGCCGTCCAACAAAACGCGCCCGTCCGTCGGGTCGTAAAAGCGAGCCAGCAACATCGCGATGGTCGTTTTTCCCGCACCGGAGTGACCGACAAGGGCGACCTTTTCGCCCGGGCGGATGGTGAAACTGACGCCTCTCAGCACAGCGTCGCCCCGTTCATAGTGAAACCACACGCGGTCAAAGACGATTTGCCCTTTCACTTGTGTCAATTCAACGGCATCGGGGGAGTCCTGAATGTCGGGTGGCGTATCCAGAACCTGGAAGACGCGTTCCGCTGCTCCCGCCACCTGTTCGCGAACGGATTGCATGACGGACAGCCGGCGTAAACTTGTCGCCAGCGTGTAGAAGTAAACCATAAACGCCACGAGGCTTTCTGGGCGCAGGGTTCCTTCTACGACCAATAAGCCACCGAGAAACACGCCCGCGATGACGCCGACCGTTCCGATGAATTCCACCGTCGGTGCCAGCATCGTGCGGACACGGATACCCCGCAGCGTGTGGTCGTAAACTTGGCGGTTGCGTCGGTCAAAGTGGTGCAGCGCTTGTTCTTCGGCACTGTAGGCTTGGACGAGTTTGATAGCCCCCAAACTCTCCCGCAGGAGTGCTGTCAGGTTACTCAACGCCACTTGGGTTTCGTAAGATGCCTGCCGCAGCCGCTGTCCTGCGAGCCACAACAGCCAACCGATGACCGGCAACAACGCGAGGGCGATGGCAGTGAGGGTCGGGCTGATTACGACCATCAGCACCAATGAACCGATGATCAAAGTCGGCGTGGACACGAGGTCTTCAATGCCGACGGTGACAAGGTTCTGCATCACAGCGACATCGTTGATAACGCGGGCGAGGAGTCGCCCTGAGGTTTCGCGCTCAAAGAAACGCGGCGACATCAACTGAAGGTGCGCGTAAAGGTGGCGGCGTAAATCCAACACGACCTTTTGCGCGACGCTGTTGGCAAGGAAAGAATGGGCGAACGATAGCACGGACCGACCTAACGCGACCGCCACGCCGACAATGCAAACGGCTGCCAGCAAAGTGAGCCGCGACGGCGCCGGGTTAAATAACCACTGCACACACCGTTGCACGGCAGCGATAAGCGGGTCAGTCGCGGTCGTTGCCCCGCGCTCTATCAGCGGGCGGAGCAAGTGCTGCGTCAACCAGACGAAATAAAACCGCAAACCTTCTGCGAGCCCGATAAGGACGGCGCAAGCCACCACACGGCGCCAATAGGGACGGAAAAATACCAAGAGCCGCCAAAACGCGTCCTTGCGCATGGTCTTCTCCTGACACGGCGTCATTGTTCTGCCCATTGCACCAAAAACTTTGCCACACGGAAGCAAGCGCCTGGTTCACCCAATCGTTGCCACAGGTCAGCAAACCGTTGGCGCATCTGCTCGCGGTGCGCCTCGTCGGTGAGCAACTGCCACGCCGTTGCCGCCAACCGCTCCACGCTGGCAGCCCATCCGATGAATTCGGGCATCACGGTGTCGCCCAAGATGCGGTTGGGCAACGCGAAAGGACCAAGTTCCATCACATTCACCCCTCGCCACCGTAGCCAATGAACTTGTAATCGGTTGAGAAACCCGGTCCA
This window of the bacterium HR17 genome carries:
- a CDS encoding putative ABC transporter ATP-binding protein, translating into MRKDAFWRLLVFFRPYWRRVVACAVLIGLAEGLRFYFVWLTQHLLRPLIERGATTATDPLIAAVQRCVQWLFNPAPSRLTLLAAVCIVGVAVALGRSVLSFAHSFLANSVAQKVVLDLRRHLYAHLQLMSPRFFERETSGRLLARVINDVAVMQNLVTVGIEDLVSTPTLIIGSLVLMVVISPTLTAIALALLPVIGWLLWLAGQRLRQASYETQVALSNLTALLRESLGAIKLVQAYSAEEQALHHFDRRNRQVYDHTLRGIRVRTMLAPTVEFIGTVGVIAGVFLGGLLVVEGTLRPESLVAFMVYFYTLATSLRRLSVMQSVREQVAGAAERVFQVLDTPPDIQDSPDAVELTQVKGQIVFDRVWFHYERGDAVLRGVSFTIRPGEKVALVGHSGAGKTTIAMLLARFYDPTDGRVLLDGLDLRRIRLHNLRQHIGLVLQDTFVMEGTVRDNIALGKPDATDDEIVEAARLAKAHEFIERLPNGYDTWVGEGGALLSVGQRQRIALARALLKKPAILILDEVTSHLDAESEAAVQEAIERAMAGRTVLIIAHRLSTVKNADRILVLQDGRIVEEGRHDELVAADTYYRRLYELQS